A single region of the Candidatus Sungiibacteriota bacterium genome encodes:
- the ftsE gene encoding cell division ATP-binding protein FtsE: MIFFDNISKIYNHNSVALKNVTLRIQPKEFISIVGSSGAGKTTLLKLLIREEEPTEGKIFLDGLEVTSVPREDLHHVRRRIGTVFQDYKLLTSKTAHENVAFAMEAAAKHDEEIDEDVPQVLELVGLKDKMNNFPYQLSGGEKQRVAIARALINRPEVLLADEPTGNLDPINTWEIIKLLQKINDLGTTVILASHDKEIINAIDKRVIVLDKGEVISDQEKGKYLV, encoded by the coding sequence TTGATTTTTTTTGACAACATCTCCAAAATCTATAATCACAACTCCGTTGCGTTGAAAAACGTAACTCTTCGGATTCAGCCCAAAGAATTTATTTCTATTGTCGGATCCTCCGGCGCCGGAAAGACCACGCTTCTTAAGCTTTTGATACGCGAAGAAGAGCCGACCGAGGGGAAAATTTTTCTGGACGGCCTTGAAGTTACTTCGGTGCCCAGAGAAGATCTGCATCACGTGCGTCGGCGCATCGGCACCGTGTTTCAGGATTATAAACTTCTGACATCCAAGACTGCCCACGAGAACGTGGCTTTTGCCATGGAGGCAGCGGCCAAGCATGACGAGGAAATTGATGAAGACGTGCCGCAGGTGCTGGAACTTGTAGGCTTAAAAGATAAAATGAATAATTTCCCCTATCAGCTTTCGGGCGGTGAGAAACAGCGGGTGGCCATTGCCCGCGCGCTTATTAACCGGCCCGAAGTTTTACTGGCAGACGAGCCCACCGGCAACCTTGATCCCATAAATACTTGGGAGATCATAAAACTTTTACAAAAAATCAACGACCTTGGCACTACGGTAATTTTGGCCTCGCACGATAAAGAAATAATTAACGCCATTGATAAAAGAGTGATAGTATTAGATAAGGGGGAAGTTATTAGCGATCAGGAAAAGGGTAAATATCTGGTATAA
- a CDS encoding SBBP repeat-containing protein, which produces MGFKYCLFVLTLFAALLAANFVFAQNPPSSDLQALIRELQAQIQTLQAQVRTLQQELGKTPEPPVVPATSVAEPAPSSAAEIPLSQPETAPPELTRSLSRGSSGDDVRRLQEFLAKDKEIYPEGLITGFFGPLTETAVKKWQEKQGIESVGIVGPRTIAKFQELGRGVIQGLLERGAGASGVIPPGLLTAPGIEKKLATTTPTLSATTTLIALPPSTSATTTTTSGTIPAVPATPALPAQPVSGGGITTSATPATSATPATTFVSTTTTTTTTTTAAYTPPTSVTATPGAGKITLSWPDSGAPLYCVYRSVNGGSFPTGACGVWIGSTLRSGSTYTYNDTHVWGSVGDEAFVSGYSYKYKVFGCSGNYTCAGATGTESNSVIYGSSTTAPSDVTPPTISNLYTTGSTDSASTSVSIIWFTNEVADSQAEYGLTTSYGSNTSLNTSMVNSHAVTLSQLQPSTTYYFRVKSKDAAGNMATSTGLFTTDPAPPQISNVQATNITQNSVTVTWTTDGASDSKVEHGQTAIYGYSVSYSELVTSHSVTIPGLQAGTTYHYRVLSKGSLGISATSDDFTFVTLSAAASWLKLLGGSGFDSAAGVTADNSSGAIYIAGTTDGAIDGQAPVGSVAFDYDALVAKYDSSGNKIWVRLVGSSTGGDNFTSVKSDGQGNIYAAGHAAGSIDGQTYVGSSDALLVKYDGNGTRLWTRLIGTSGLDRFWGVSVSPVDGSIYAAGDASGSIDGQSFGGDLDILLVKYDSNGTKLWSRLWGGSTAERARAVNSDSSGNVYVTGNTGSAIDGQTFAGGNDMFLTKYDANGNRIWTRLLGASGTDAGNGVGTDSSGNIYVAGETASALTGQTSAGAVDVFLAKYNSSGTLVWLRQFGSYGNDWPNGLAVSGSGGSFIVGGTDGPLDGKTNSGSRDIFTLRYDASGNKLWSYLLGTSQLDTGSAIALDNSGNPFITGYVEGSLNNLSFGGATDIFLAKLDSSTGNLAVAELPAVSTNKLIASITESLNAILERLRSLLKGLK; this is translated from the coding sequence ATGGGTTTTAAATACTGCTTGTTTGTTTTAACTCTTTTTGCGGCGCTTCTTGCCGCCAATTTTGTATTTGCTCAAAACCCTCCATCCTCCGACCTCCAAGCTTTAATTCGTGAACTTCAAGCCCAAATCCAAACACTCCAAGCGCAAGTAAGAACCCTTCAGCAGGAACTGGGTAAAACTCCGGAACCCCCTGTTGTTCCGGCAACAAGCGTAGCCGAACCCGCTCCGTCTTCTGCAGCAGAAATACCATTGTCTCAACCAGAAACCGCTCCTCCGGAACTCACCCGCTCCTTATCTCGGGGATCATCCGGAGACGATGTTCGTCGCCTCCAGGAATTTCTAGCCAAAGACAAAGAAATTTATCCGGAAGGCCTAATTACCGGCTTTTTCGGCCCCCTCACCGAAACTGCAGTAAAAAAATGGCAGGAAAAACAAGGGATTGAATCAGTGGGGATTGTGGGACCCAGGACCATTGCCAAATTCCAAGAACTAGGCAGGGGAGTTATCCAAGGACTTTTAGAACGGGGAGCCGGAGCATCAGGTGTTATTCCTCCGGGACTTCTGACTGCTCCCGGAATTGAGAAGAAACTTGCCACGACCACCCCAACTCTTTCTGCAACAACTACCTTGATTGCTCTTCCGCCATCAACTTCAGCGACAACCACTACCACATCCGGGACAATTCCCGCAGTCCCTGCAACTCCGGCCTTACCCGCCCAGCCCGTAAGCGGTGGTGGTATTACTACTTCAGCAACGCCGGCAACTTCTGCAACGCCGGCAACCACATTCGTATCTACGACCACGACCACTACCACTACAACAACTGCCGCTTATACTCCACCCACTTCGGTAACCGCCACTCCGGGCGCTGGAAAAATCACCTTAAGCTGGCCAGATTCTGGGGCGCCATTATACTGTGTTTACAGAAGTGTCAATGGGGGCTCTTTTCCAACCGGCGCCTGCGGTGTTTGGATCGGTTCTACGTTAAGGAGCGGCTCTACATATACCTATAATGATACGCATGTCTGGGGTTCAGTTGGGGATGAGGCTTTTGTCAGCGGCTATTCCTACAAATACAAGGTCTTTGGGTGTAGCGGTAATTATACGTGCGCGGGTGCTACGGGCACAGAGTCAAATTCAGTGATCTACGGTTCCTCCACTACTGCTCCTTCTGATGTCACGCCGCCAACGATTTCAAATCTCTACACCACGGGAAGTACTGATTCCGCTTCCACGAGCGTATCTATAATTTGGTTCACGAATGAAGTAGCTGATTCACAAGCTGAGTACGGCCTTACAACTTCTTACGGCAGTAATACGTCCCTGAATACTAGCATGGTAAATTCACATGCGGTTACGCTTTCACAATTGCAGCCAAGCACCACTTATTATTTCCGCGTTAAATCTAAAGATGCGGCTGGCAATATGGCCACCTCCACCGGTTTGTTTACTACCGATCCGGCGCCGCCCCAAATTTCTAACGTTCAGGCAACAAACATCACTCAAAATTCCGTCACCGTAACCTGGACTACGGATGGGGCGTCAGACAGTAAGGTGGAACACGGACAAACCGCTATCTATGGCTACTCGGTTTCTTATTCAGAACTTGTCACTTCTCACTCGGTTACGATTCCCGGCCTGCAGGCCGGTACAACGTACCACTACCGTGTATTATCCAAAGGCTCGTTGGGTATAAGCGCCACGTCTGATGATTTTACTTTTGTCACTTTATCCGCAGCGGCTTCTTGGTTGAAACTTTTAGGGGGCTCGGGTTTTGATTCAGCCGCAGGGGTGACGGCTGATAACTCTAGCGGAGCTATTTATATTGCCGGTACCACTGATGGGGCCATAGATGGACAAGCGCCGGTAGGCTCAGTCGCATTTGACTACGATGCTTTAGTAGCTAAATACGACAGTAGCGGGAATAAAATCTGGGTCCGTCTGGTAGGATCATCAACCGGCGGAGACAATTTTACCAGCGTTAAATCAGACGGTCAGGGGAATATCTATGCGGCAGGCCATGCGGCAGGATCCATAGATGGGCAAACTTATGTTGGAAGCAGTGATGCGTTGCTTGTAAAATATGACGGCAACGGGACAAGATTATGGACTCGTCTGATAGGTACGTCGGGGCTAGACCGCTTCTGGGGCGTTTCTGTAAGCCCCGTTGATGGAAGCATTTATGCCGCTGGTGATGCTTCGGGATCCATAGATGGACAATCCTTTGGAGGGGATTTGGATATTCTGCTGGTGAAATACGACAGTAACGGAACCAAACTTTGGTCACGGCTTTGGGGTGGCTCTACAGCCGAGCGAGCCAGAGCAGTTAATTCTGATAGTTCCGGCAATGTCTATGTTACCGGTAATACTGGCAGCGCAATTGATGGACAAACTTTTGCGGGTGGTAATGACATGTTTCTTACGAAGTATGACGCTAACGGCAATCGTATTTGGACAAGACTCTTGGGGGCTTCGGGGACTGACGCGGGGAACGGGGTGGGTACGGATTCCTCCGGTAACATTTATGTTGCTGGTGAGACCGCTAGTGCGTTAACAGGTCAGACTTCTGCCGGAGCCGTTGACGTTTTTCTTGCAAAATACAATAGTTCAGGGACTCTAGTCTGGCTTCGACAGTTTGGAAGTTACGGCAATGACTGGCCGAATGGTCTTGCGGTTTCGGGATCAGGCGGTTCCTTTATTGTCGGGGGCACTGATGGGCCGCTGGACGGCAAAACCAATAGCGGCAGTCGCGACATCTTTACACTAAGATATGATGCGAGCGGCAATAAATTATGGTCGTACCTTCTGGGTACTTCGCAGTTAGACACGGGTAGCGCGATAGCTTTGGACAATTCGGGAAATCCTTTTATAACCGGATATGTGGAGGGCTCTTTGAATAACTTAAGTTTTGGCGGGGCAACAGATATCTTTTTAGCCAAACTTGATTCCAGCACCGGGAATCTTGCGGTTGCAGAATTACCCGCGGTTTCAACCAATAAACTCATCGCCTCCATTACCGAGTCGCTAAACGCGATTCTGGAAAGGTTAAGAAGTTTGCTGAAAGGTTTGAAGTAG
- a CDS encoding peroxiredoxin codes for MFTVDKKFPHFSLEVYNPEKEAIERIDNKNFAKRWLILFFYPADFTFVCPTELRDLKKFQSEFKKLKTEVVVASTDTVYTHKAWVETEGLLKGLPFLMAADHNGKFSRELGIYNEEKGMAQRAVFIVDPEGALRAVEIVTDVIGRNTAEILRKLKALQYVKSHPGNVCPASWEEGEATIKPSIKKAGRVYQELR; via the coding sequence ATGTTTACAGTAGATAAAAAATTCCCTCATTTTTCCCTTGAGGTTTATAATCCGGAGAAAGAGGCGATTGAGCGTATTGACAATAAAAATTTTGCCAAGCGCTGGCTCATTTTATTTTTCTATCCGGCGGATTTTACTTTTGTCTGCCCCACGGAATTGCGTGATCTTAAAAAATTTCAGTCCGAGTTTAAAAAATTAAAGACCGAGGTGGTGGTAGCAAGCACGGATACGGTTTATACTCACAAGGCCTGGGTTGAAACCGAGGGGCTTCTGAAGGGTCTGCCATTTCTTATGGCCGCGGATCACAATGGTAAATTTTCCCGCGAGCTTGGGATTTACAATGAGGAAAAAGGCATGGCGCAGCGCGCTGTGTTTATAGTTGACCCAGAGGGAGCTTTGCGGGCCGTAGAAATTGTGACTGACGTCATTGGACGCAATACTGCCGAGATTCTTAGAAAACTAAAAGCTTTGCAATATGTTAAGAGTCATCCCGGCAATGTTTGTCCCGCCAGTTGGGAAGAAGGGGAGGCAACGATTAAACCCTCTATCAAAAAAGCCGGTAGGGTTTATCAAGAGTTAAGGTAA
- the prfB gene encoding peptide chain release factor 2, with amino-acid sequence MLWKTRKKKLTNWKLRSANWRTGFDIAGKQEEILKIEQEMQRPDFWADKKRAAEQSQELAALKRESERIEKMAAEAAMLKELLEVGEGEAKLAEEVAALDKKVKEAETELYFSGKYDKGNAVLSIYSGAGGKDAEDWAALLLRMYRRFGEKRGWKTKTIHEHWGENQGPGGWGIKNATILIVAPHAYGYLKKESGVHRLVRISPFSAQSLRHTSFALADVMPEFVAPEEVEIKPEDLKIDFFRSSGPGGQNVNKRETAVRVTHLPTGIQVASQVERTQERNRELALGLLRSRLYQFELQRQEKERQGIRQEKVAVEWGSQIRSYVMHPYQMVKDHRTGVETSNIDAVLDGGLGEFIEAEVSSL; translated from the coding sequence ATGTTATGGAAGACCAGAAAGAAAAAGTTAACGAACTGGAAGTTAAGATCCGCCAATTGGCGGACCGGCTTTGACATTGCCGGAAAACAAGAGGAAATTTTGAAAATTGAACAGGAGATGCAGCGCCCAGACTTCTGGGCAGACAAAAAACGGGCAGCAGAGCAAAGTCAGGAATTGGCGGCATTAAAGCGCGAGTCTGAACGGATTGAAAAGATGGCAGCCGAAGCCGCTATGCTCAAAGAGCTCCTGGAAGTTGGCGAAGGAGAGGCAAAATTAGCGGAAGAGGTTGCAGCTCTTGATAAGAAAGTAAAAGAAGCGGAAACAGAGCTTTATTTTTCCGGGAAGTATGATAAGGGCAATGCCGTACTGTCAATTTATTCCGGAGCAGGAGGTAAGGACGCCGAAGACTGGGCAGCTTTGCTTTTACGGATGTACCGGCGTTTTGGTGAGAAACGCGGCTGGAAAACAAAGACCATACATGAGCATTGGGGTGAGAATCAAGGGCCTGGGGGCTGGGGCATAAAAAATGCTACTATATTAATAGTAGCTCCCCACGCTTACGGGTATCTGAAAAAGGAGTCCGGAGTGCATCGGCTGGTGCGTATTTCGCCTTTTTCGGCGCAATCGCTCCGCCACACTTCTTTTGCCTTGGCTGACGTTATGCCGGAATTTGTCGCCCCGGAAGAAGTTGAAATTAAACCGGAAGATTTGAAAATTGATTTTTTCCGTTCCTCCGGACCGGGCGGGCAGAATGTAAATAAAAGAGAGACTGCGGTGCGGGTCACGCATTTGCCAACCGGAATACAAGTTGCTTCGCAAGTTGAGCGAACGCAGGAACGAAACCGGGAGCTGGCGCTTGGGCTTTTGCGTTCGCGGCTGTATCAATTTGAGCTGCAGCGTCAGGAAAAAGAACGGCAAGGAATTCGTCAGGAAAAGGTAGCAGTGGAATGGGGTAGCCAGATCCGTTCTTATGTTATGCATCCGTATCAGATGGTGAAGGACCACAGGACAGGGGTTGAGACTTCAAACATTGATGCGGTATTGGACGGTGGGTTGGGTGAATTTATTGAAGCAGAAGTGAGTAGCTTATAG
- a CDS encoding ABC transporter permease codes for MFKVTLRRIFRSGYLSFRRNGWLSTATVLVLSLVLFVLGNLIFVGALANTVLSSLESKIDISVYFTTDAPEQNILAVKRDIESLSDVSEVSYVSRDRALEEFRERHKNNALIAGALDELGDNPLQASLNIKARDPSNYVLVSDFLLKKNYPTVDKVNYFENQKVIERLGAILGTVRGGGAMLAIFLAFVAVLVAFNTVRLAIYTMREEIGIMRLVGATQWFIRGPFLVGGVLYGVVAAAATTLVFFPLIWLASPKISLLVPSFDLFQYFLSNFFEFFLIMLFAGILLGVTSSFIAIRRYLQI; via the coding sequence ATGTTTAAAGTGACACTGCGGCGCATTTTTAGATCCGGGTACTTGAGTTTCCGACGCAACGGTTGGCTTTCTACGGCAACAGTTTTGGTGTTGTCGCTTGTTTTGTTTGTCTTGGGCAATCTGATTTTTGTGGGTGCCCTTGCCAATACCGTGTTGTCGTCGCTTGAGTCCAAGATAGACATCAGCGTTTATTTTACGACCGATGCTCCGGAACAAAATATTCTGGCAGTAAAGCGCGATATTGAGTCGTTGTCCGATGTCTCCGAAGTATCCTATGTGTCGCGTGACAGGGCCCTTGAGGAATTTCGTGAAAGACACAAAAATAACGCCCTTATTGCCGGAGCATTGGATGAGCTTGGCGACAATCCTTTGCAGGCGAGCTTGAACATAAAAGCCCGCGACCCCTCCAACTACGTATTGGTGAGCGATTTTCTCCTGAAAAAAAATTATCCCACCGTAGACAAGGTGAATTATTTTGAAAACCAAAAAGTGATTGAGAGGCTCGGCGCAATTTTGGGGACCGTGCGGGGAGGAGGGGCTATGCTTGCGATTTTTCTTGCTTTTGTGGCGGTGCTCGTTGCTTTCAATACCGTTCGTCTTGCGATTTACACCATGCGTGAAGAGATCGGCATTATGCGCTTGGTTGGCGCAACCCAATGGTTTATCCGAGGGCCGTTTTTGGTGGGTGGAGTTTTATACGGCGTAGTCGCCGCTGCCGCCACCACGCTTGTTTTTTTCCCTTTGATATGGTTGGCATCGCCCAAGATTTCTCTGCTTGTTCCTAGTTTTGACCTCTTTCAGTATTTTCTTTCCAACTTTTTTGAGTTTTTCCTGATTATGCTTTTTGCGGGAATTCTATTGGGTGTCACCTCAAGTTTCATTGCAATACGGCGCTACCTTCAGATCTAA
- a CDS encoding VTT domain-containing protein produces the protein MGFDLALLIRTVGYLGLFGIVFAESGLLLGFFLPGDSLLFTAGLLASQGFLNIFTLIIICFAGAVLGDSFGYAFGKKVGPKIFVKEESFLFRRAHLERARRFYERYGGAAIILARFMPLVRTFAPILAGVGEMRYRTFLFYNIIGGFFWAVGLTLLGFYLGSVMPEVDRYLLPIIGFIVFLSVLPAIIHLVRGERPTL, from the coding sequence GTGGGATTTGACCTTGCTTTATTGATTCGAACGGTCGGCTATCTCGGGCTTTTTGGGATTGTTTTTGCCGAATCCGGGCTTTTGCTTGGCTTTTTTTTGCCCGGGGATTCGCTTCTTTTCACCGCCGGACTTTTGGCCTCACAGGGATTTTTAAATATTTTTACCTTGATAATAATTTGTTTTGCCGGAGCGGTTTTGGGGGATAGTTTTGGTTATGCTTTCGGTAAAAAAGTCGGTCCAAAAATTTTTGTCAAAGAAGAGTCATTCCTCTTTCGCAGGGCCCACCTGGAACGAGCCCGGAGATTTTATGAAAGATATGGGGGGGCGGCCATTATTTTAGCTCGTTTTATGCCCCTGGTTAGAACTTTTGCGCCGATTCTGGCCGGAGTTGGCGAGATGCGTTATAGAACTTTTCTCTTCTACAATATAATAGGAGGTTTCTTCTGGGCTGTTGGACTTACGCTTCTTGGTTTTTATCTGGGGAGTGTTATGCCGGAAGTGGACAGATATTTATTACCCATTATTGGATTTATTGTCTTTTTATCTGTATTACCCGCTATTATCCATCTTGTTCGGGGTGAGCGCCCCACGTTGTAA
- a CDS encoding MFS transporter, whose translation MEQNVQKPTKIFGLSRNVVSMGVVSFLNDLSSDMVFPFIPIFLTSVLGATATFVGLVEGVADATASILKIISGRLSDKVRRRKPFVVFGYSLSALAKPILAVAVAPWHVLAVRFLDRVGKGTRDAPRDALLSFSTDKKDVGRAFGFHRTADTLGAAAGPLLAFLLLPLIGNNLRTLFLLSFVASFFAVLILKLTVREVGNHVEQTERPKFEFKYLGLPFVVFLIAATIFSLGRASEAFLLLRAQNVGVALALLPIIYFVYNITLAIFSTPAGMLSDKIGHRNTFMIGMLIFAATYFLFAGVSSVSTVWLLFAMYGLAAAFIEGVGRAIVADLVEEKWRATAYGMYNAFTGFALLPASLVFGFLWDKFGPAVSFQYGAILGVVAFIIFLFLRMKNSHHEGVDTRQESV comes from the coding sequence ATGGAACAAAACGTTCAAAAGCCAACCAAAATATTCGGCCTTTCCAGAAACGTAGTTTCTATGGGTGTTGTTAGTTTCCTGAATGATTTATCTTCGGATATGGTTTTTCCGTTTATCCCGATTTTTCTTACTTCTGTTCTTGGAGCGACAGCCACTTTTGTGGGATTAGTGGAGGGTGTGGCCGACGCAACGGCCAGTATCCTGAAAATTATATCAGGCCGCTTGTCTGATAAAGTACGCAGACGCAAGCCTTTTGTGGTGTTTGGCTACAGTCTTTCTGCTTTGGCCAAGCCCATTCTGGCTGTGGCCGTTGCTCCGTGGCATGTATTGGCGGTCCGCTTTTTGGACCGCGTAGGCAAGGGTACACGCGATGCGCCGCGCGACGCGCTCTTGAGTTTTTCAACGGATAAAAAAGATGTTGGCCGCGCCTTTGGATTTCACCGGACCGCGGATACGCTGGGCGCTGCGGCCGGGCCGCTTTTAGCCTTTTTGCTCTTACCCCTTATTGGCAATAATCTAAGAACGCTCTTTTTGTTATCTTTTGTGGCAAGTTTTTTTGCGGTGCTGATACTAAAGCTTACGGTACGGGAAGTCGGCAACCACGTGGAGCAAACTGAGCGGCCCAAATTTGAGTTTAAATACTTGGGACTGCCTTTTGTTGTATTTCTTATTGCCGCAACGATTTTTTCTTTGGGAAGAGCCTCGGAGGCGTTTTTACTTCTGCGTGCGCAAAACGTGGGAGTCGCTTTGGCACTTCTCCCCATTATTTATTTTGTCTATAATATTACGCTGGCAATTTTTTCCACGCCGGCCGGCATGCTTTCCGATAAAATCGGCCACCGCAATACTTTTATGATCGGGATGCTGATTTTTGCCGCAACTTATTTTCTTTTTGCCGGCGTATCCTCGGTCTCTACCGTTTGGCTGCTTTTTGCGATGTATGGACTGGCTGCTGCTTTTATAGAGGGCGTGGGGCGCGCGATTGTGGCGGACTTAGTGGAAGAGAAATGGCGCGCGACCGCCTACGGAATGTATAATGCCTTCACCGGCTTTGCCCTTCTTCCCGCGAGTTTAGTTTTTGGATTTCTTTGGGACAAGTTTGGCCCCGCCGTGTCGTTTCAATACGGCGCGATATTAGGCGTTGTGGCTTTTATAATTTTTCTGTTTTTACGTATGAAAAATAGTCATCACGAGGGCGTTGACACTCGCCAAGAGAGCGTTTAA
- a CDS encoding Rrf2 family transcriptional regulator → MKKRFDYALILIEYLKQKKETFADVRTVAGEFHLPRAYLEKVAQELKHAGWLESRRGAGGGYRLAESRRAASVGNLIDFYAPIYSLCPVLRTIKKL, encoded by the coding sequence ATGAAAAAGCGTTTTGATTACGCATTAATATTAATTGAATACTTGAAGCAGAAGAAAGAAACGTTCGCGGACGTACGGACCGTAGCCGGGGAGTTCCATCTCCCCCGAGCGTATCTTGAGAAGGTTGCGCAGGAACTTAAACACGCCGGTTGGTTAGAGTCTCGCAGGGGCGCGGGTGGTGGTTATAGACTTGCAGAAAGTCGCCGGGCGGCTTCCGTTGGAAACCTGATTGATTTTTACGCGCCGATTTATTCACTTTGTCCGGTGTTAAGGACTATTAAAAAATTATGA